In Lachnospiraceae bacterium, one DNA window encodes the following:
- a CDS encoding C39 family peptidase — MNKTLKQFRFAKRVIQLSITGTVSVITASLSFYFCPGFSSQVVDEVRSGIYFVQNASHRKFQELEDFFKKQNQTEQEAQPRTELSKDTSGTQGVPDTSSITSKTSPVILGKAENLDMEAKPGSDGNSLDAAILDTCMGPMYYYNQGDTRWSSYLYGGSDPMLQYGCGPTAAAMLISSFTNGGEAITPVTIADWSAANGYYAPQSGSYHSLIPSVLTAYGFQVESVTDHSPQNAASLLSSGHILVALMGKGSLTQNGHFLLITKLLPDGNVSIADPNSFDNSTCEWELPLLMEELKKVYDSGAPLWAVSMAASNSSLS; from the coding sequence ATGAATAAAACATTGAAGCAGTTCCGATTTGCGAAAAGGGTGATACAGCTGTCTATCACCGGTACGGTTTCAGTGATCACTGCCAGCCTGAGCTTTTATTTCTGCCCGGGCTTTTCTTCCCAGGTCGTAGATGAGGTCAGATCTGGCATTTACTTTGTACAGAATGCCAGCCACCGTAAATTTCAGGAGCTGGAAGACTTTTTTAAAAAACAGAACCAGACAGAACAGGAAGCACAACCAAGGACAGAGCTTTCAAAGGATACTTCCGGAACACAGGGAGTCCCAGATACATCTTCTATCACCTCAAAGACCTCTCCGGTAATCCTTGGTAAAGCAGAAAACCTGGATATGGAGGCAAAACCGGGATCAGACGGCAATTCTTTAGATGCTGCCATCCTGGATACCTGTATGGGACCGATGTACTACTATAATCAGGGAGATACCCGCTGGAGCAGTTATCTCTACGGCGGTTCAGATCCCATGCTCCAGTATGGATGTGGTCCTACTGCTGCTGCCATGCTCATCTCCAGCTTCACAAATGGCGGAGAAGCCATTACCCCGGTAACTATCGCAGACTGGTCTGCTGCCAATGGCTATTATGCCCCCCAGAGCGGCTCCTATCACAGTCTGATCCCATCTGTCCTTACTGCCTATGGCTTTCAGGTAGAATCTGTAACAGACCATTCTCCCCAAAACGCAGCTTCCCTTCTTTCTTCCGGTCATATCCTGGTCGCCCTTATGGGTAAGGGAAGCCTGACACAAAACGGTCACTTTCTCCTGATCACAAAACTCCTTCCTGACGGAAATGTTTCTATCGCAGATCCTAACAGCTTTGATAACAGCACCTGCGAATGGGAGCTTCCTCTTCTCATGGAAGAGTTGAAAAAAGTCTATGACAGCGGTGCCCCGCTCTGGGCCGTTTCCATGGCTGCATCAAACTCTTCCCTCTCCTGA
- a CDS encoding chemotaxis response regulator protein-glutamate methylesterase, with the protein MDHKLKLMVVDDSPLFRTWLIRSLSEDDRFQVVGYAINAFDAQEKIPKLQPDMLTLDIEMPGMSGIDFLKQLLPVHPIPVILVSSLNLRVFDALEAGAVDFVRKPDEANGLSKEIFLSTLRSKLVVAAASHVHLPSAPADPQAGGIRKVSSLPPARNTFLQKPKIPLGASPETVIAIGASTGGTEAILEVVKNFPADTPGVVITQHMPAGFTAMYAERLNRICKMEVREAKNGDRIRKGLMLLAPGGLQMRVVPLGNSYAVSVQEGEKVNGHRPSVDVLFDSVALHVREHAIGVLLTGMGADGAAGLLRMRKNGAYTIGQDKNSCVVYGMPMEAHKIGAVCQQCPLSTIGQTVLARVSLR; encoded by the coding sequence ATGGATCATAAATTAAAATTAATGGTGGTGGATGATTCACCCTTGTTCCGCACCTGGCTGATCCGTTCTCTCTCTGAGGATGACCGCTTCCAGGTTGTAGGATATGCTATAAATGCCTTTGATGCCCAGGAAAAGATCCCCAAGCTGCAGCCGGATATGCTTACCCTGGATATTGAAATGCCGGGAATGTCAGGCATTGATTTTTTAAAGCAGCTGCTTCCTGTCCACCCTATCCCGGTGATTCTGGTATCTTCCCTGAACCTGAGGGTTTTTGATGCCCTGGAAGCAGGAGCTGTGGATTTTGTACGGAAACCGGATGAAGCCAATGGACTGTCTAAAGAGATCTTTCTTTCTACACTCCGCTCCAAACTTGTGGTAGCGGCTGCTTCCCACGTACACCTTCCTTCTGCTCCTGCAGACCCTCAGGCAGGCGGTATCCGCAAGGTTTCTTCTTTACCTCCTGCCAGAAATACTTTCCTGCAGAAACCAAAGATTCCTCTGGGTGCTTCCCCTGAAACAGTGATCGCTATCGGAGCATCTACAGGCGGTACAGAAGCCATTCTCGAGGTAGTAAAGAATTTTCCTGCAGATACTCCCGGAGTTGTTATCACCCAGCACATGCCTGCCGGTTTTACAGCCATGTATGCAGAGCGCTTAAACAGGATCTGCAAAATGGAAGTACGGGAGGCGAAAAACGGGGACCGGATCCGCAAAGGTCTCATGCTTTTAGCTCCCGGAGGTCTGCAGATGCGTGTGGTACCTCTTGGAAACTCCTATGCAGTCAGTGTACAGGAAGGAGAAAAGGTAAACGGACACAGACCTTCCGTGGATGTGCTTTTTGACTCAGTTGCATTACATGTGCGGGAACACGCCATCGGCGTTCTTCTCACAGGAATGGGAGCAGATGGAGCTGCCGGTCTTTTGCGCATGCGCAAAAACGGCGCCTATACAATTGGTCAGGACAAAAACAGCTGTGTTGTATACGGCATGCCTATGGAGGCACATAAGATCGGCGCTGTATGCCAACAGTGCCCTTTAAGTACCATTGGACAGACTGTGCTGGCCCGTGTATCCCTTCGTTAA
- a CDS encoding protein-glutamate O-methyltransferase CheR: MLTLSDGDFNRLYTYIQQHYGINLSHKKQLITSRLTNMLQQKGFHSFTEYIDEIISGKDPEMVSVMLNKLTTNYTYFMREKEHFDFLQKQILPELANKHSRDRSIAIWSAGCSSGEEPYNISMYLKEYFSAIPGSWDTRILATDISQRVLDSAMDPRYSLESLKELPPSWQERYFVPIGYKTYTVSDALRKNVIFRSFNLMDPIHFRKKFDLIFCRNVMIYFDRPTKAALVRRFYDATAPGGYLFIGHSESLDKENCPFSYIEPAIYRKI, translated from the coding sequence ATGCTTACATTAAGTGACGGGGATTTTAACCGTCTTTACACTTATATCCAACAGCACTATGGCATCAATCTGAGCCACAAAAAACAGCTGATCACCAGCCGTCTTACTAATATGCTGCAGCAGAAAGGGTTTCATAGTTTTACAGAATACATAGATGAGATCATCTCAGGTAAAGATCCTGAGATGGTTTCTGTTATGTTAAACAAGCTGACTACCAACTATACCTATTTTATGCGGGAAAAAGAACATTTTGACTTTCTCCAGAAGCAGATTCTTCCTGAGCTTGCAAACAAGCATTCCCGGGACCGTTCTATTGCGATCTGGAGTGCCGGCTGCTCCTCCGGTGAAGAACCTTATAACATTTCTATGTATCTGAAAGAATATTTTTCCGCTATTCCCGGAAGCTGGGATACACGTATCCTTGCTACGGACATTTCCCAGCGTGTTCTGGATTCTGCCATGGATCCCAGATATTCCCTTGAAAGCTTAAAAGAGCTTCCGCCTTCCTGGCAGGAACGCTATTTTGTTCCCATAGGATATAAAACCTATACTGTTTCAGATGCTTTAAGAAAAAATGTGATTTTTCGTTCCTTTAACTTGATGGATCCCATCCATTTCCGCAAAAAGTTTGACCTGATCTTCTGCAGAAACGTGATGATCTATTTTGATCGTCCTACGAAGGCGGCACTAGTAAGGCGCTTTTATGATGCTACCGCTCCGGGAGGCTACTTATTTATCGGACATTCTGAAAGCCTGGATAAGGAAAACTGCCCGTTTTCCTATATTGAACCGGCTATTTACCGAAAGATCTGA
- a CDS encoding chemotaxis protein CheW: MAEVTETNIQTDVPAENQSVERCLTFESGDMTLFLSINNVTEIINDCAITHLPLVPDYIKGIINLRGQILPVVDIRLYMGKPALEYNSKTCFIVLNVDDLPVCIVVDSVQQVIDIDLQDVRPIPIKRRQKLLDGMITLENGTVLMSFDCKSLVSS; this comes from the coding sequence ATGGCTGAAGTAACAGAAACAAATATCCAGACAGACGTACCGGCTGAAAACCAGTCCGTTGAACGCTGTCTTACCTTTGAGTCGGGAGATATGACTCTGTTTTTAAGTATCAATAACGTAACGGAGATCATCAATGACTGTGCGATCACTCATCTTCCACTGGTACCTGATTATATTAAAGGAATCATCAATCTGCGTGGTCAGATCCTTCCGGTAGTAGATATACGGCTCTATATGGGCAAGCCTGCTTTGGAATATAACAGTAAGACCTGCTTTATCGTTTTAAATGTAGACGATCTTCCTGTATGCATCGTTGTGGATTCTGTGCAGCAGGTGATCGATATTGATCTTCAGGATGTACGTCCGATCCCTATCAAACGCAGACAGAAGCTGTTAGATGGTATGATCACACTTGAAAATGGGACTGTGCTTATGTCTTTTGACTGCAAGTCCCTGGTCAGCTCTTAA
- a CDS encoding chemotaxis protein CheA: MSSGMDSSILDTYLYEENNLLDQLDEMLVADEKNGDFSADDVNEIFRIMHTIKGSSAMMEFNSISTIAHHIEDVFFYIRDKGIETLDPEHKKELFNLMFRSEDYLRSEIEKVEQGVPLSTDIDAFSNEINSFLKKISGTAPAQPEASQAAPAASGAAAPSSLPDDKDAACFFHVFLEEGVGMENLRAYMIVNAVKECDVNFRFYPSDMETDQDTSQTIAENGFFLAFNSREDASKAEGILKTQNHIRSYELVDDPKAAPAPTVETKKVSPSKSPASTASSPDTAAKKVAPQLTHTPVKQNLISVNLMKLDSLMDIVGEIVITESMVTSSPELNLLPRDNRDNFMKSARQLRKLTNDLQDIAMSLRMVPISGVFQKMNRIVRDMKQSLGKDVRLTIVGEDTEVDKTIVDNIQDPIMHIVRNSMDHGIEETAQERIAAGKDPQGEIVLSASHTSSEVVISVKDDGYGMDPHKILEKARSKNMLTKPDSEYSQKEILGLIMLPGFSTNTAVTEYSGRGVGMDVVKKNVESLGGIVSVSSTYGEGTTISMKIPLTLAIVDGMKVTVGDSIFTIPIANIRQSFKVKADQVIKDEYGNEMVERVDHFYPIVRLHSFYHLPTEVTQMEDGILLWVEANDRSYCLFVDDLIGEQQVVVKPLPAFLSEFNLKDHGITGCTIMGDGNISIILDILSLYSIAVENA; encoded by the coding sequence ATGAGCAGTGGTATGGACAGCAGTATTCTGGATACATACCTTTATGAAGAAAACAATCTTTTAGACCAGTTAGACGAAATGCTGGTTGCTGATGAGAAAAACGGTGATTTTTCCGCCGATGACGTAAATGAGATCTTCCGTATCATGCATACGATCAAAGGCTCTTCTGCAATGATGGAATTTAATTCGATCTCCACGATCGCCCATCATATTGAAGATGTATTTTTTTATATCCGTGATAAAGGGATAGAAACTCTGGATCCTGAGCATAAGAAAGAGCTTTTCAACCTGATGTTCCGTTCAGAAGATTACTTAAGGAGCGAGATTGAGAAGGTAGAACAGGGCGTACCTCTTTCTACTGATATTGATGCGTTCTCCAATGAGATCAATTCTTTTTTGAAGAAGATCAGTGGTACTGCACCTGCACAGCCGGAAGCTTCACAGGCTGCACCTGCAGCTTCTGGTGCTGCTGCTCCTTCTTCTCTTCCTGATGATAAGGATGCAGCCTGCTTTTTCCATGTTTTTCTGGAAGAAGGCGTGGGAATGGAGAATCTGCGTGCTTACATGATCGTAAACGCAGTAAAGGAATGTGATGTAAACTTCCGTTTTTACCCCAGTGATATGGAAACAGATCAGGATACTTCCCAGACGATTGCAGAAAATGGATTTTTCCTTGCCTTTAACTCCAGGGAAGATGCTTCCAAAGCTGAAGGGATCTTAAAGACACAGAACCATATCCGTTCTTACGAGCTTGTAGATGACCCAAAAGCAGCTCCGGCTCCGACAGTCGAAACAAAAAAAGTTTCCCCTTCCAAATCACCTGCATCAACAGCTTCATCCCCGGATACAGCTGCAAAAAAAGTGGCTCCGCAGCTTACTCATACCCCGGTCAAGCAGAATCTGATCAGTGTCAACCTGATGAAGCTGGACAGCCTGATGGATATTGTTGGTGAGATCGTTATCACAGAATCCATGGTCACATCTTCCCCTGAATTAAACCTGCTGCCAAGGGACAACAGGGATAATTTTATGAAATCAGCACGCCAGCTGCGTAAACTTACCAATGATCTGCAGGATATTGCCATGTCTTTACGCATGGTCCCGATTTCCGGCGTATTCCAGAAAATGAACCGTATTGTGCGTGATATGAAGCAAAGCCTGGGAAAAGACGTCCGTCTGACCATTGTAGGTGAAGATACTGAGGTAGATAAGACGATCGTAGACAATATACAGGATCCTATCATGCATATCGTGCGTAACAGCATGGATCATGGGATTGAAGAAACAGCCCAGGAACGTATTGCTGCCGGTAAGGATCCCCAGGGCGAGATCGTTCTTTCCGCTTCCCATACCAGCAGTGAGGTTGTTATCTCCGTTAAAGATGACGGATATGGCATGGATCCCCATAAGATTCTTGAAAAAGCCCGGTCAAAGAACATGCTGACCAAGCCTGATTCTGAATACAGCCAGAAGGAGATCCTGGGGCTGATCATGCTTCCCGGATTTTCCACCAATACAGCGGTAACTGAATATTCCGGTCGTGGTGTTGGAATGGATGTTGTGAAGAAAAATGTAGAATCCTTAGGCGGTATCGTTTCTGTATCCAGTACCTACGGAGAAGGAACTACTATTTCCATGAAGATCCCGCTGACTCTGGCTATTGTAGATGGAATGAAAGTAACGGTAGGTGATTCTATTTTTACTATACCTATCGCCAATATCCGTCAGTCCTTTAAGGTAAAAGCAGATCAGGTGATCAAAGATGAATATGGCAATGAAATGGTAGAACGTGTTGACCATTTTTATCCTATCGTCCGTCTCCATTCCTTCTATCACCTTCCAACTGAGGTTACCCAGATGGAAGACGGTATCCTTTTATGGGTGGAAGCAAATGACCGTTCTTACTGCCTGTTTGTAGATGATCTGATCGGCGAGCAGCAGGTGGTAGTAAAGCCGCTTCCTGCTTTTCTCAGTGAATTTAACCTGAAAGACCACGGCATCACCGGCTGTACCATTATGGGTGATGGCAATATCAGCATCATTCTGGATATCCTCAGCTTATATTCCATAGCTGTAGAGAATGCGTAA
- a CDS encoding EAL domain-containing protein, protein MQSYFESALPYLKVFYQPIYNLNEKKLNVAEALLRYDDGHHQNIEQVIRKAEEMGYVSCFDLWVLNKVLEQLPELKKRNIERINVNLSPVTCSSVESEKKIFAMLDQCTSDISVICFEITESNQIQNMQQVIELAEKLMKRGCHIAIDDFGKEESNLLRLMQMPFSVLKIDKAVTWTIDTTSFSKDLISEIIYFFHKYGIQITAEGIENQLQAKELSDMGCDFLQGYLISKPVSFEDFCAFIDAHNKKESAGWKETLEETGKKNHRKEK, encoded by the coding sequence ATGCAAAGTTATTTTGAAAGTGCATTGCCTTATCTTAAGGTTTTTTATCAGCCGATCTACAATTTAAATGAAAAGAAACTGAATGTTGCAGAAGCACTTTTACGATATGATGATGGCCACCATCAGAATATTGAACAGGTGATCCGCAAAGCAGAGGAAATGGGCTATGTCAGCTGTTTTGATCTGTGGGTTTTAAATAAAGTGTTAGAACAGCTGCCAGAGCTGAAAAAAAGAAACATTGAAAGAATAAATGTAAATCTGTCCCCGGTCACATGCTCCAGCGTGGAATCAGAAAAGAAAATCTTTGCCATGCTAGATCAATGTACATCAGATATATCTGTTATATGTTTTGAAATCACAGAAAGTAATCAAATACAGAATATGCAGCAAGTCATTGAGCTGGCAGAAAAACTGATGAAAAGAGGATGCCACATAGCTATTGATGATTTTGGAAAAGAAGAGTCAAATCTCCTGCGGCTTATGCAGATGCCGTTTTCTGTGTTGAAAATAGACAAGGCAGTTACATGGACTATAGATACAACAAGTTTTTCAAAAGACCTTATTTCGGAGATCATATATTTTTTTCACAAATATGGGATTCAGATCACGGCTGAGGGGATAGAAAACCAGCTCCAGGCGAAAGAACTTTCGGATATGGGCTGTGATTTCCTTCAGGGTTATCTGATCTCGAAGCCAGTATCGTTTGAAGATTTTTGTGCATTTATAGATGCTCATAATAAAAAAGAGTCTGCAGGATGGAAAGAAACACTGGAAGAAACAGGAAAAAAGAACCATAGAAAAGAAAAATGA
- a CDS encoding methyl-accepting chemotaxis protein, whose protein sequence is MKNRNMKQKITIAFGAVVICFFVTVGALFYGMINISTQYNQFYKNNHEAIVRVDKVKIYMLATIQNLTQAMIDDDPTATKTYLSNVDSYRDGLAENAGWFMERYNGDMTLVNQFHTQLQVTSEVTNKVLEYLSTGSDRAKEQARLTFINEFDPEVSKLEGILDQFSDQVTDLVGNDYNSSMKTRTILFIVGIIIVIVALILTVIMATILIRSVVEPVKQLQEAMEKMRRGNMDIDIEYKAEDELGKLSDDLRSVAAFLNAVVADETNILTEMSRGNFNVYSSMSKDYVGSFVAIYNSMVLLRDNLSSTLSSVTQSADQVAAGSDQVSSGAQALSQGATEQASSVEELAATINEISNNVEKNAENAKAASDMADNVREQAGESRQRMQEMLSAMTDISNSSSEIGKIIKTIEDIAFQTNILALNAAVEAARAGAAGKGFAVVADEVRNLAGKSAEASKNTSALIEGSLHAVDRGTKIANDTAKALQQLTEGVQGVAQTIEEISSASESQAVSVKQVNEGISQISSVVQSNSATAEESAAASEELSSQAQLLKDLVSKFTLKDGSADPAPQPARKSVDVSEPSSMISYGDNDKY, encoded by the coding sequence ATGAAGAACCGTAATATGAAGCAAAAAATCACGATTGCTTTTGGAGCAGTAGTCATCTGTTTTTTTGTAACAGTTGGCGCGCTGTTTTATGGAATGATCAACATCAGCACACAGTATAACCAGTTCTATAAAAATAACCACGAAGCGATCGTACGTGTAGACAAGGTAAAAATCTATATGCTGGCAACAATCCAGAATCTGACGCAGGCTATGATTGATGATGACCCCACCGCCACAAAAACATATCTTTCAAACGTTGATTCGTATAGAGACGGCCTTGCGGAGAACGCAGGCTGGTTCATGGAGCGTTATAATGGAGATATGACACTGGTAAACCAGTTTCATACACAGCTTCAGGTAACTTCTGAGGTCACAAACAAGGTCTTAGAGTATCTGTCCACTGGTTCTGACCGTGCGAAAGAGCAGGCAAGGCTCACGTTTATCAATGAGTTTGACCCGGAAGTGTCCAAGCTGGAAGGAATTCTGGATCAGTTTAGCGATCAGGTGACAGACCTTGTTGGTAATGATTACAATTCTTCCATGAAGACCAGAACCATCCTGTTTATTGTAGGGATCATAATTGTTATCGTTGCACTGATCCTTACCGTTATTATGGCAACGATCCTGATACGTTCCGTAGTAGAGCCGGTAAAACAGTTGCAGGAAGCTATGGAAAAAATGAGACGCGGTAATATGGATATTGATATCGAGTACAAGGCAGAAGATGAGCTTGGAAAGCTTTCCGATGATTTGCGGTCTGTAGCAGCGTTCCTGAACGCGGTAGTGGCAGATGAGACAAATATCCTTACAGAGATGAGCCGCGGAAACTTTAATGTTTATTCTTCTATGTCAAAGGATTATGTAGGAAGCTTTGTTGCGATCTATAACTCTATGGTTCTTCTGAGAGATAATTTAAGCAGTACGCTTTCGAGTGTTACCCAGTCAGCTGATCAGGTGGCAGCAGGCTCCGATCAGGTATCCTCCGGAGCACAGGCATTATCCCAGGGTGCTACCGAGCAGGCTTCTTCCGTGGAAGAACTGGCAGCTACCATTAATGAGATTTCCAATAATGTTGAAAAAAATGCTGAAAATGCAAAGGCAGCCAGCGACATGGCTGATAATGTAAGAGAACAGGCAGGAGAAAGCAGACAGCGTATGCAGGAGATGCTTTCTGCCATGACGGACATCAGCAACAGCTCCAGTGAGATTGGAAAGATCATCAAGACGATTGAGGATATTGCATTCCAGACTAATATTCTTGCTTTGAACGCAGCCGTAGAAGCAGCCCGTGCAGGAGCAGCAGGAAAAGGATTTGCAGTAGTAGCAGACGAGGTTCGTAATCTTGCAGGAAAATCAGCAGAAGCTTCAAAGAATACTTCTGCTCTCATTGAAGGTTCTCTTCACGCAGTTGACCGTGGTACAAAGATTGCAAATGACACGGCTAAGGCATTGCAGCAGCTGACCGAAGGCGTTCAGGGAGTAGCACAGACCATTGAGGAGATCTCTTCTGCCAGCGAGTCACAGGCAGTTTCTGTAAAGCAAGTAAATGAGGGCATCAGCCAGATCTCCAGCGTTGTACAAAGCAATTCTGCAACGGCAGAAGAAAGTGCTGCAGCCAGTGAGGAGCTTTCCAGCCAGGCACAGCTCTTAAAGGATTTGGTAAGTAAATTCACATTAAAGGATGGTTCTGCGGATCCAGCACCACAGCCGGCCAGGAAAAGTGTGGATGTATCTGAACCGTCATCTATGATTTCTTACGGAGATAATGACAAATACTAA
- a CDS encoding LicD family protein, with product MAEPRKLSPEEFRTMQLLELDLLIEFDRVCRKHGIKYCITCGTLLGAVRHKGYIPWDDDSDIAMLREEYEKFRAVADEMDASVCYFQDHYNDPEYLWQYGKLRRTGTSFVRAGQEHMKGKNGVCVDIFALDDCPKSVLGMELQDLWCFFLRKILYSRVGKVNETGMKKAIYSFLSVIPVKWIYGRVEKMASRSNNSTPNRVRTLLFPTFGKLYMKNAHPAKIRYGMPKSWFLDRAEYDFEGHKFYGTKNYDAFLKYVYNDYMTLPPKEKRTSHASVSSFNFNVQSKSVDREKVK from the coding sequence ATGGCAGAGCCAAGAAAATTATCACCGGAAGAATTCAGGACAATGCAGTTGTTAGAATTAGATTTACTAATTGAGTTCGATCGTGTTTGTAGAAAGCATGGTATTAAATATTGCATTACTTGCGGAACATTACTAGGTGCTGTTAGGCACAAAGGTTATATTCCATGGGATGACGATTCAGATATTGCAATGCTTCGGGAAGAGTATGAGAAATTCAGGGCAGTTGCGGATGAAATGGATGCTTCTGTTTGCTACTTTCAAGATCACTATAATGATCCAGAATATCTTTGGCAATATGGAAAATTGCGTAGGACCGGAACTTCATTTGTCCGAGCAGGACAGGAACACATGAAAGGAAAAAACGGCGTCTGTGTAGACATTTTTGCTCTTGATGATTGCCCCAAAAGTGTGCTCGGAATGGAACTACAAGATTTATGGTGCTTCTTTTTAAGGAAAATATTGTATTCTCGTGTAGGAAAAGTTAATGAGACAGGCATGAAAAAAGCAATTTATAGCTTTCTCTCGGTGATTCCGGTCAAGTGGATATATGGAAGAGTTGAAAAGATGGCGAGCAGAAGCAATAATAGTACACCAAACAGAGTGAGAACCTTGTTGTTTCCGACATTTGGGAAACTCTATATGAAAAATGCACATCCAGCAAAAATACGATATGGAATGCCAAAGAGTTGGTTTTTGGATAGAGCGGAGTATGATTTTGAGGGACATAAATTTTACGGAACAAAGAACTATGATGCTTTTTTGAAATATGTCTATAATGATTATATGACATTGCCACCAAAGGAAAAGAGAACCTCCCATGCTTCTGTATCTAGCTTTAACTTTAATGTTCAAAGTAAAAGCGTTGATAGGGAGAAGGTAAAATGA
- a CDS encoding NTP transferase domain-containing protein encodes MKNAIILAAGKSDRFAPFTYEKPKGLFRVKGEILIERQIEQLKESGIEDIYIVIGYMKEKFFYLEQKYGVHLVVNNEFGKKGNLYSLYVVRQYLSNSFICCADHYFVTNPFIEENSDNRSYRAVSYQTGKFREFGVMCSDADAITDLTIGGKDSLAMVGHAYMNEGFSQIFRKLMESEINDFGVASMFWEEFYAKHMRQLTFYKKEFSPNAILEFDSIDDLRTFDSEFLLNVDSEIITNICETLKCNPNSIIDISVINAGLTNISFAFECNGEKYVYRHPGGTAGNLTDRQSELFAQLAAKKIGIDKSVIHMEMAGWKISHYVQNAKNCNFEKSNEQLTVAMKYLHRLHEVEPDESVKIFDNVAEGKKLMDIASATKGNLRKEFADLVEKVERLYPLLKADAKRLGYGLVLCHNDTYEPNYLYDEKGEIYLIDWEYTGLNYAANDIGCILCRYDWSDEQIERYLKAFVGRTLTEDEHRYYIAFIPISAFYWFCWGLYKGSVGDDDSFFFLPSYRNLVRFIDFALESYGEKE; translated from the coding sequence ATGAAAAATGCGATTATACTAGCAGCAGGAAAATCTGATCGTTTTGCTCCGTTTACATATGAAAAACCCAAAGGCTTGTTTCGGGTAAAGGGCGAAATTCTCATAGAAAGACAGATAGAGCAACTAAAAGAATCAGGAATAGAAGACATTTATATAGTTATTGGCTATATGAAGGAAAAATTTTTCTATTTGGAGCAGAAGTATGGTGTTCATTTAGTTGTAAATAATGAGTTTGGCAAGAAGGGAAATCTCTATTCACTTTATGTGGTTAGACAATACCTTTCAAATTCATTTATTTGTTGTGCTGATCATTATTTTGTCACCAACCCGTTTATTGAGGAAAATTCGGACAACCGTTCATACCGTGCAGTATCATATCAGACTGGGAAATTCCGGGAATTTGGAGTTATGTGTTCAGATGCAGATGCGATCACCGATTTAACTATAGGTGGAAAAGACTCACTAGCCATGGTTGGACACGCATATATGAATGAGGGGTTTAGCCAAATATTTCGGAAACTTATGGAATCTGAAATAAATGACTTTGGTGTCGCTTCAATGTTTTGGGAAGAATTTTATGCAAAACATATGCGTCAGCTCACATTTTATAAAAAAGAGTTTTCGCCAAATGCAATTTTGGAATTTGATAGCATCGACGATCTACGAACGTTTGATTCGGAGTTTCTTTTGAATGTTGATTCGGAAATAATTACAAATATCTGCGAGACTTTAAAATGCAATCCTAATTCAATTATTGATATATCTGTGATTAATGCAGGACTTACCAATATTTCGTTTGCATTTGAGTGCAATGGAGAAAAGTATGTCTATCGTCATCCGGGTGGAACAGCAGGAAATTTGACTGATCGTCAATCAGAACTTTTTGCACAGTTGGCAGCAAAAAAGATAGGTATTGATAAATCCGTGATACATATGGAAATGGCAGGATGGAAGATTTCACATTATGTTCAGAATGCCAAAAACTGTAACTTTGAAAAATCAAATGAACAGCTGACAGTTGCAATGAAGTATTTGCATCGTTTGCATGAGGTCGAACCAGATGAAAGCGTAAAAATCTTTGATAATGTTGCAGAAGGTAAAAAATTGATGGACATTGCATCTGCAACAAAAGGAAATCTGCGAAAAGAGTTTGCTGATCTTGTTGAAAAAGTAGAAAGGCTATATCCATTGTTAAAGGCCGATGCTAAAAGATTAGGGTATGGTTTAGTTCTCTGCCACAATGATACATATGAACCAAACTATCTTTATGATGAAAAAGGAGAAATATACCTGATTGATTGGGAATACACTGGTTTAAACTATGCGGCGAATGATATTGGATGTATTTTATGTCGTTATGATTGGTCGGATGAGCAGATAGAGAGATACCTAAAGGCTTTTGTTGGTAGAACGTTAACGGAAGATGAACATCGGTATTATATTGCATTTATCCCTATTTCAGCGTTTTATTGGTTCTGTTGGGGGCTTTATAAAGGTAGCGTTGGCGATGATGACAGTTTTTTCTTCTTGCCATCTTACAGAAATTTGGTGAGATTTATTGACTTCGCATTGGAAAGTTATGGAGAAAAGGAATAA